In the genome of Carnobacterium viridans, one region contains:
- a CDS encoding DUF3891 family protein translates to MIIRERENDFVMIEQKNHAQFAGDVMAQWKKTLFQGEELSKSVDYAIRMHDYGWESLDKSPFWNDKKQAPYSLFDFPKAPKIIFYTYGIDEVEKVDAYAALLCSRHYTQFFLKDSSKESQAFLKQEEERKSRIIAALDYFDKCVFDFHYALLVLGDTLSVYACVNEPGATEETIHPFFKKGLSLSEELGLNETNIHPSWIDEQTIALKVFPFEAPINSRLIQKVVSKAAIMEKGLLDSYNEAEYEEVRINVRSAK, encoded by the coding sequence ATGATTATTAGAGAACGGGAAAATGATTTTGTTATGATTGAACAAAAGAACCATGCTCAATTCGCGGGAGACGTTATGGCTCAATGGAAAAAAACGTTGTTTCAAGGAGAAGAGTTAAGCAAGTCAGTAGATTACGCTATTCGAATGCATGACTATGGATGGGAATCTCTTGATAAAAGTCCCTTTTGGAATGATAAAAAACAAGCTCCATATTCACTATTTGATTTTCCAAAAGCACCGAAAATTATCTTTTATACTTATGGTATCGATGAAGTTGAAAAAGTTGATGCTTATGCCGCATTACTTTGCAGCAGACATTATACTCAATTCTTTTTAAAAGATTCATCTAAAGAATCACAGGCATTTCTTAAACAAGAAGAAGAACGGAAGAGTCGAATCATTGCTGCATTGGATTATTTTGATAAGTGTGTTTTTGATTTCCATTATGCTTTACTGGTATTGGGAGATACGCTATCTGTATATGCATGTGTCAACGAACCTGGAGCTACGGAAGAAACGATTCATCCCTTTTTTAAAAAAGGACTTTCGTTATCTGAAGAACTTGGATTAAATGAAACGAATATACATCCGAGCTGGATCGATGAACAAACGATTGCATTAAAAGTTTTCCCTTTTGAAGCTCCTATTAATAGTAGATTGATTCAAAAAGTAGTGTCTAAAGCAGCGATTATGGAAAAGGGTCTGTTAGATAGCTACAATGAAGCAGAGTATGAAGAAGTACGAATAAATGTAAGATCAGCAAAGTAA
- the mnmG gene encoding tRNA uridine-5-carboxymethylaminomethyl(34) synthesis enzyme MnmG, whose protein sequence is MNHYEAGNFDVIVVGAGHAGSEAALAAARMGSHTLLITINLDMVAFMPCNPSIGGPAKGVVVREIDALGGEMGRNIDKTYIQMRMLNTGKGPAVRALRAQADKFMYANEMKKTIEETENLVLRQGIADELIIEDGICKGIITNTGAIYRSKAVILTAGTSSRGQIIIGELKYSSGPNNSQPSVKLSESLLENGFELNRFKTGTPPRVKSSTIDYSVTEEQPGDEKANHFSYETPNSAYLKDQLSCWLTYTNESTHQKIQDNLHRAPMFTGIVEGVGARYCPSIEDKVVRFSDKPRHQLFLEPEGRDTEEVYVQGLSTSLPEDVQQDIIHSVEGLENAEMMRTGYAIEYDVVTPHQLRPSLETKVVENLFTAGQMNGTSGYEEAAGQGIMAGMNAALKVQGKEPFVMKRSEGYIGVMIDDLVTKGTNEPYRLLTSRAEYRLLLRHDNADFRLTEIGHQIGLVTKERYDTFVAKKAQFEEEIERLGSIRLKPTAEIQSYLTENNQAPLKDGILAKDFLRRPEVSYQDLLAFVPRDYELPLAVEEQVEIQVKYEGYIAKASQKVDKLKRMENKRIPENIDYAAINGIATEAKEKLIKIQPETIAQASRISGVNPADISILMVYVEQGKIAKVLV, encoded by the coding sequence ATGAATCATTATGAAGCTGGAAATTTTGATGTAATTGTTGTTGGTGCAGGTCATGCTGGATCAGAAGCTGCATTAGCCGCAGCAAGAATGGGAAGTCATACGCTTTTAATTACCATTAATCTAGATATGGTTGCTTTTATGCCTTGTAACCCGTCAATTGGAGGACCGGCTAAAGGTGTCGTCGTTCGAGAAATCGATGCTCTTGGTGGAGAAATGGGTCGCAATATTGACAAAACGTATATTCAAATGAGAATGCTGAATACCGGTAAAGGACCTGCTGTTAGAGCTTTACGCGCTCAAGCAGATAAATTTATGTATGCAAATGAAATGAAAAAAACCATTGAAGAAACAGAAAATCTTGTTTTAAGACAAGGAATTGCTGATGAACTAATTATTGAAGACGGTATATGCAAAGGAATTATCACAAATACTGGTGCAATCTACCGATCTAAAGCGGTTATTTTAACAGCAGGTACGTCTTCTCGTGGTCAAATTATCATTGGCGAACTGAAATATTCTTCTGGCCCAAACAACTCGCAACCATCTGTTAAACTTTCTGAAAGTTTACTCGAAAATGGTTTTGAATTAAATCGTTTTAAAACTGGAACACCTCCTAGAGTTAAATCTTCAACAATTGATTATAGCGTGACTGAAGAACAACCAGGTGACGAAAAAGCGAATCACTTTAGTTATGAAACACCAAACAGTGCGTATTTAAAAGATCAGTTATCGTGTTGGTTAACGTATACAAATGAATCGACTCATCAAAAAATTCAAGATAACCTTCACCGTGCACCAATGTTTACAGGAATTGTTGAAGGAGTAGGTGCTCGTTACTGCCCATCAATTGAAGATAAAGTTGTCCGTTTTAGTGACAAACCAAGACATCAATTGTTTTTAGAACCTGAAGGACGCGATACAGAAGAAGTTTATGTCCAAGGCTTATCAACGTCTCTTCCGGAAGATGTTCAACAAGATATTATACATTCAGTTGAAGGGTTGGAAAACGCAGAGATGATGCGTACTGGCTATGCAATTGAATACGATGTGGTTACACCTCATCAATTACGTCCTTCTTTAGAAACAAAAGTAGTTGAAAACTTGTTTACTGCTGGTCAAATGAATGGAACTTCGGGTTATGAAGAAGCAGCAGGCCAAGGAATTATGGCAGGTATGAACGCAGCACTTAAAGTGCAAGGGAAAGAACCGTTTGTAATGAAGCGTAGTGAAGGATATATCGGCGTTATGATTGATGACTTAGTGACAAAGGGTACGAATGAACCTTATCGTTTATTGACGTCTCGTGCAGAATACCGTTTATTGTTGCGTCATGATAATGCAGATTTTAGATTAACTGAAATCGGTCACCAAATAGGACTGGTAACAAAAGAACGTTACGATACTTTTGTAGCGAAAAAAGCTCAATTTGAAGAAGAAATAGAACGTCTAGGTTCTATTCGGTTGAAACCAACTGCTGAAATCCAATCGTATTTAACTGAAAACAACCAAGCACCTTTAAAAGATGGCATTTTAGCTAAAGACTTCTTACGTCGTCCAGAAGTTTCGTATCAAGATCTTTTAGCATTCGTTCCTCGAGACTATGAACTTCCATTAGCCGTAGAAGAGCAGGTAGAAATTCAAGTGAAATACGAAGGATATATCGCTAAAGCTTCTCAAAAAGTGGATAAGTTAAAACGTATGGAAAATAAACGTATACCGGAAAATATTGATTATGCTGCTATCAATGGTATTGCTACAGAGGCAAAAGAAAAGTTGATTAAAATTCAGCCTGAAACAATTGCTCAAGCTAGCCGTATTAGTGGTGTGAATCCAGCGGATATTTCAATTTTAATGGTTTATGTAGAACAAGGAAAAATTGCAAAAGTACTAGTATAG
- a CDS encoding 3D domain-containing protein has protein sequence MKNFKSKLFVASATLALTGVIAVSNPTEASAAEYTSSTWEARSVSEIKQDLKSTEDGSTQYTIQWGDTLSSVALATNLSINDLVDVNDINNANTIYSGNTISLSADQSTVTIETPEETKSYNVSTPDVVEVEPAEEAPVVEEQAPAVETAPVVEEQAPAAETAQSGKTVTVEATAYSTNQPELSDTTATGINLNENPNVIAVDPSVIPLGSTVYIPGQGTFIAGDTGSAIKGNRIDVHMTDLNQALAFGRQTMEVQILN, from the coding sequence ATGAAAAACTTTAAATCGAAATTATTTGTAGCAAGTGCAACTTTAGCTTTAACAGGTGTCATTGCCGTTTCAAATCCAACAGAGGCTTCTGCTGCTGAATATACTTCTAGCACTTGGGAAGCTCGTTCAGTAAGTGAGATCAAACAAGATCTTAAAAGCACTGAAGACGGAAGCACTCAATATACGATTCAATGGGGCGATACATTATCGTCAGTAGCTTTGGCAACTAATTTATCTATTAATGATTTAGTAGATGTAAATGATATAAATAATGCAAACACTATTTATAGTGGCAATACTATTTCTTTATCTGCTGACCAATCAACTGTTACTATTGAAACTCCTGAAGAAACTAAAAGCTACAATGTTAGTACTCCAGATGTTGTAGAAGTAGAGCCTGCTGAAGAAGCGCCAGTTGTTGAAGAACAAGCTCCTGCTGTTGAAACTGCACCGGTTGTTGAAGAACAAGCTCCTGCTGCTGAAACTGCACAATCTGGTAAAACAGTTACTGTTGAAGCAACAGCTTATTCAACAAATCAACCTGAATTAAGTGATACTACTGCAACTGGAATCAACTTAAACGAAAATCCAAATGTAATTGCTGTTGACCCAAGTGTTATTCCTTTAGGTTCAACTGTCTACATTCCAGGACAAGGTACATTTATTGCTGGTGATACTGGTAGTGCCATTAAAGGAAACCGTATCGATGTTCACATGACCGACTTAAACCAAGCATTAGCCTTTGGTAGACAAACAATGGAAGTGCAAATTTTAAACTAA
- the rsmG gene encoding 16S rRNA (guanine(527)-N(7))-methyltransferase RsmG, with protein sequence MNPEELKKALEDKGLVVTEKQMEQFDQYLKLLQEWNEKINLTAITQKEEVYLKHFYDSITAGLYVDFTKGVQSLCDVGAGAGFPSIPLKIIFPQLEVTIVDSLNKRIQFLTLLAQTLGLDGVHFYHDRAETFGQNKQFRESFDFVTARAVARMSVLSELCLPLVKKDGLFIALKASNTQEEMAEGQKAIATLGGKFREEFVFELPREAGERHIVLIDKKKESPKKYPRKPGTPNKNPL encoded by the coding sequence ATGAATCCAGAAGAGTTAAAAAAAGCCCTTGAAGATAAGGGATTAGTGGTTACTGAGAAGCAAATGGAACAATTTGATCAATACCTTAAACTGTTGCAAGAATGGAACGAAAAAATTAATTTAACTGCAATTACCCAAAAAGAAGAAGTGTATTTAAAACATTTCTATGATTCGATTACAGCTGGACTATATGTGGATTTTACTAAAGGGGTCCAAAGCCTATGTGATGTAGGTGCAGGTGCCGGGTTTCCAAGCATCCCCCTAAAAATTATTTTCCCACAATTAGAAGTCACTATAGTTGATTCATTAAATAAAAGAATTCAATTTCTAACATTGTTAGCTCAAACGCTAGGGTTAGATGGTGTTCATTTTTATCATGATCGTGCTGAAACGTTTGGCCAAAACAAACAATTTCGCGAATCATTTGATTTTGTAACTGCCAGAGCCGTTGCACGTATGAGTGTTTTATCTGAATTGTGTTTGCCGTTAGTTAAAAAAGATGGGCTTTTTATTGCTCTAAAAGCAAGCAATACCCAAGAAGAAATGGCTGAAGGGCAAAAAGCGATTGCTACATTGGGCGGAAAGTTTCGCGAAGAATTTGTTTTTGAACTGCCGCGTGAAGCTGGAGAACGACACATTGTTTTAATTGACAAGAAGAAAGAATCCCCAAAAAAATATCCAAGAAAACCGGGAACACCAAATAAGAATCCATTATAG
- a CDS encoding PTS transporter subunit IIC, translating to MKNYLTERMYKASSGIANAIFVTIGIGLLLETIGKMTGLTILVMIGTAAKMLMAPAIGAGIAVMLGGNTLTIFSAMAAGALGAGAIQTTADGMITIATGEPIGCLIAATIATFVGKRISGKTPLDMMAIPVTAVLSGGVAGYYLNLVIAPFLNMVSAFISASVAGSPVVGAAVISVVGGLVLMSPASSAAIAIALNLDPVSSAAMLVGTTSMFIGFSFVSIRQNNLGGFLAQFVCTPKVQLPNIVKNPRILIGPTLAAAVAAPISTVALGFTAPSALAGLGFCSLIAPLNIFVSQGSGSFAVYILTACLVPIAITVVVNKVLEKVSWLRKGDMALVVE from the coding sequence ATGAAGAACTATCTAACAGAAAGAATGTATAAGGCATCATCAGGGATCGCGAATGCTATTTTTGTAACAATCGGTATTGGCTTATTATTAGAAACAATTGGAAAAATGACTGGCTTAACCATTTTAGTTATGATTGGAACGGCCGCTAAAATGCTGATGGCTCCTGCTATTGGTGCTGGTATCGCCGTTATGTTAGGCGGAAACACTCTTACCATTTTTAGTGCTATGGCTGCTGGAGCGCTTGGTGCTGGCGCCATTCAAACGACAGCAGACGGCATGATCACTATTGCCACAGGCGAACCAATTGGTTGTCTCATTGCAGCTACTATCGCTACATTTGTTGGCAAACGTATTTCAGGTAAAACGCCTTTAGATATGATGGCCATACCGGTTACAGCGGTCTTATCTGGTGGTGTAGCTGGTTATTACTTAAATCTTGTCATTGCCCCATTCTTAAATATGGTTAGTGCTTTTATTTCTGCTTCCGTTGCTGGTTCACCAGTTGTTGGAGCCGCTGTGATTTCAGTTGTTGGCGGACTCGTATTAATGTCTCCTGCTTCTTCGGCCGCTATCGCAATTGCACTAAATCTTGATCCTGTCTCAAGTGCTGCAATGTTGGTGGGAACGACTAGTATGTTTATTGGCTTTTCTTTTGTCTCTATACGTCAGAATAATCTTGGCGGATTCTTAGCACAATTTGTTTGTACACCAAAAGTGCAATTGCCGAATATCGTTAAAAATCCGCGGATTTTAATTGGCCCAACTTTGGCTGCAGCAGTAGCAGCTCCCATTTCAACTGTTGCACTTGGTTTTACAGCACCCAGCGCTTTAGCAGGATTAGGTTTTTGTTCACTGATTGCTCCACTAAATATCTTTGTGTCTCAAGGAAGTGGTTCATTTGCTGTTTATATCCTGACTGCCTGCTTGGTTCCTATTGCTATTACGGTAGTAGTAAACAAAGTGTTGGAAAAAGTTAGTTGGTTGCGTAAAGGAGATATGGCTTTAGTAGTAGAATAA
- the mnmE gene encoding tRNA uridine-5-carboxymethylaminomethyl(34) synthesis GTPase MnmE: MTLEFETIAAISTPPGEGAIGIVRLSGEQAIEIADRVYKSGSKALAEQKSHTIHYGHIENPKTNETIDEVMVSVMREPRTFTREDVVEINCHGGITSVNQVLQCVLQNGARLAEPGEFTKRAFLNGRIDLSQAEAVMDLIRAKTDRAMHVALKQLDGNLSNLIRNLRLDILDTLAQVEVNIDYPEYDDVEEMTSKLLIEKAKLVKASIQQLLETASQGKILREGLATAIIGRPNVGKSSLLNYLLDEEKAIVTDIAGTTRDVIEEYISVKGVPLKLIDTAGIRETEDIIERIGVERSRQALSDADLVLLVFNQSESLTIEDKALIEATSQHHRIIILNKMDLPNKLDLTELETLVDPESIVKTSILSKSGVDVLEKKIAALFFTGQTGERDATYVSNVRHIALLHDAEEALDEVINGVEAGMPVDLIQIDMTRCWDLLGEITGDSVQDELLTQLFSQFCLGK; encoded by the coding sequence GTGACATTAGAATTTGAAACAATTGCAGCTATTTCGACGCCTCCTGGTGAAGGGGCAATAGGGATAGTAAGGTTGAGTGGGGAACAAGCTATTGAAATTGCAGACCGTGTATATAAATCTGGTTCAAAAGCACTTGCTGAACAAAAGAGTCATACTATTCACTATGGCCACATTGAAAACCCAAAAACGAATGAAACGATTGATGAAGTAATGGTATCTGTTATGCGTGAACCTAGAACCTTTACAAGAGAAGATGTCGTTGAAATCAATTGCCATGGAGGGATTACTTCTGTCAATCAAGTTTTGCAATGTGTTTTACAAAATGGCGCTCGCTTAGCTGAACCTGGTGAGTTTACAAAACGGGCTTTCTTGAATGGACGAATCGACTTATCTCAAGCAGAAGCTGTAATGGATTTGATTCGTGCTAAAACAGACAGAGCGATGCATGTTGCATTAAAGCAATTAGATGGAAACTTGTCTAATTTAATTCGCAATTTGCGTCTAGATATATTAGATACATTAGCTCAAGTAGAAGTGAATATTGATTATCCTGAATACGATGACGTTGAAGAAATGACTTCGAAATTGTTGATTGAAAAAGCTAAATTAGTTAAAGCTTCCATTCAACAGTTGCTAGAAACGGCTAGCCAAGGAAAGATTTTAAGAGAAGGGCTAGCAACAGCTATTATTGGACGACCAAATGTTGGTAAATCGAGCTTGTTGAATTATCTATTGGATGAAGAAAAAGCCATCGTTACAGATATTGCCGGTACCACACGGGATGTCATTGAAGAATACATCAGTGTTAAAGGTGTTCCTTTAAAACTAATCGACACAGCAGGTATCCGCGAAACAGAAGATATTATTGAACGCATTGGTGTAGAACGAAGCCGTCAAGCCCTAAGCGATGCAGATTTAGTATTGTTGGTGTTTAACCAAAGCGAATCCTTAACAATAGAAGATAAAGCCTTAATTGAAGCAACAAGCCAACACCACCGTATTATTATTTTAAACAAAATGGATTTACCAAATAAATTAGATTTAACTGAATTAGAAACGCTAGTAGATCCAGAAAGTATTGTGAAGACTTCTATTTTATCTAAATCAGGTGTAGATGTTTTAGAAAAGAAAATAGCTGCTCTCTTCTTCACTGGACAAACTGGTGAACGTGATGCTACTTACGTATCTAATGTACGCCATATTGCATTATTACATGATGCAGAAGAAGCGTTAGATGAAGTCATCAATGGAGTAGAGGCTGGTATGCCAGTAGATCTCATTCAAATAGATATGACACGTTGTTGGGATCTATTAGGTGAGATTACAGGAGACAGCGTTCAAGACGAACTACTGACCCAACTATTCAGCCAATTCTGCCTAGGAAAATAA
- a CDS encoding ASCH domain-containing protein gives MKAQQMWQKFVSVYPEYQNETYQAWSYGVVPDELARLTIEQIKTATASAYEEYAIENEALPQVGELNIILDAREEAVCITKTIKVSVVPFLEVSEKHAFKEGEGDRSLRYWRKVHEDFFTKSYKQSGLVFHDNILVVCEEFKVIYK, from the coding sequence ATGAAAGCACAGCAAATGTGGCAGAAATTTGTTTCAGTATACCCGGAGTATCAGAACGAAACGTATCAAGCTTGGAGCTACGGTGTAGTACCAGATGAATTAGCACGTTTAACCATCGAACAGATAAAAACAGCTACGGCTTCCGCCTATGAAGAATATGCAATAGAAAACGAAGCATTACCACAAGTTGGAGAATTAAATATCATACTTGATGCTAGAGAAGAAGCTGTCTGCATCACAAAGACGATAAAAGTGTCCGTAGTCCCTTTTTTAGAAGTATCAGAAAAACATGCATTCAAAGAAGGCGAAGGAGATCGTTCACTAAGGTACTGGAGAAAAGTCCACGAAGACTTTTTCACAAAATCTTATAAGCAAAGTGGATTAGTTTTTCATGACAATATTCTTGTGGTATGTGAAGAATTTAAAGTGATTTATAAATAA
- the treR gene encoding trehalose operon repressor: MSKFNEIFLDLEAAILNQRFISGDLLPSENELVKTYNVSRETIRKALNLLLEKGYIQKIQGKGSIVLDIKRFDFPVSGLTSYKELQDAQNMNSQTIVVSNGLLPVSEELANHLKLSVGTPVLYLERLRKVHGEVVIIDKDYLVTSIVPSIPNEAAEDSLYHYIEQTLGLSIGYAQKEITVDPITEEDKRLMDLQEDTHVVVVRSDVYLEDTTLFQHTESRHRLDRFRFVDFARRRNSL, encoded by the coding sequence ATGAGCAAGTTTAATGAAATTTTTTTAGATCTCGAAGCAGCGATTTTAAATCAACGATTTATTTCAGGTGATCTTTTACCTAGTGAAAATGAATTAGTCAAAACCTACAATGTTTCCCGTGAAACAATTCGAAAGGCCCTAAATTTACTTTTAGAAAAAGGATATATACAAAAAATACAAGGCAAAGGTTCTATTGTTTTAGATATTAAGCGCTTTGATTTCCCTGTATCAGGATTGACAAGTTATAAAGAACTCCAAGATGCTCAAAATATGAATAGTCAAACAATTGTGGTATCCAATGGCTTGCTACCTGTTTCAGAAGAGTTAGCGAATCACTTAAAACTTTCTGTAGGTACTCCAGTTTTGTATCTTGAACGATTAAGAAAAGTACATGGAGAAGTGGTTATTATTGATAAGGATTATTTAGTCACTTCTATTGTTCCAAGTATCCCGAATGAAGCTGCTGAAGACTCTTTGTACCATTATATTGAACAAACATTGGGTCTATCTATCGGTTACGCTCAAAAAGAAATAACGGTAGATCCTATTACTGAAGAGGATAAACGATTGATGGATTTACAAGAAGATACCCATGTTGTGGTTGTGCGAAGTGATGTCTATTTAGAAGATACAACCCTATTTCAACATACCGAATCACGTCATCGTTTGGATCGCTTTCGATTCGTCGATTTTGCTAGACGTCGAAATTCTTTATAA
- the ade gene encoding adenine deaminase produces MRNVETGTLEKRIKVAAKKIPADLVIKNGTIVNVFTGEFMSGDIAITEGMIVGIGSYDGVETIDAQNKVIVPGFIDGHVHIESSLLTPKEFSKVVLQHGVTSVITDPHEIANVAGVDGIQFMLEEAKSLPMDIYVMLSSCVPATAFENNGALLNAEQLEPFLSEPEVLGLAEVMDFFSVKNGDSVMMDKLAMVQEADRYIDGHAAGLTREELNIYLAAGIRTDHESIDAQEAKDRLDLGMHLMIREGTVAKDLMALLPAVTAKNARRCLFVTDDKLIDDLLAEGSIDHIVRLAIQKGLDPITAIQMGTLNTAECFNLKHLGAIAPGYQADFLILDDLETVAIDQVYKKGVMISDNGNLTTALFETKVEKKLIGANLAKINTQELTTTALAVPLTNPLCNVIKIIPNSLITNHLKENVTVKNGCFVPSIESDQLKIVVIERHNGTNHVGLGIVKGFRLTKGAIATTVAHDSHNIVAVGTSDQEILKAVEQVIRTNGGLTVVAGEEVLASLALPVAGLMTESDYLVVNQQLKELNQAVATIGKELNFNPFLTLSFLTLPVIPKLKLTDLGLFDFEQSAHIPIQIINK; encoded by the coding sequence TTGAGAAATGTAGAAACTGGAACATTGGAAAAAAGAATCAAAGTAGCAGCAAAAAAAATACCAGCTGATCTAGTTATCAAAAATGGAACGATTGTGAACGTGTTTACGGGTGAATTCATGAGTGGGGATATTGCGATAACAGAAGGTATGATTGTTGGAATAGGCTCATATGACGGTGTTGAAACAATTGACGCTCAAAATAAAGTTATTGTACCAGGGTTTATTGACGGACATGTTCATATTGAAAGTTCGTTGTTAACACCAAAAGAATTCTCAAAAGTCGTACTGCAACATGGCGTAACTAGTGTTATTACAGATCCGCATGAAATCGCTAATGTAGCTGGAGTGGATGGCATTCAGTTTATGCTAGAAGAAGCAAAAAGTTTGCCAATGGATATTTATGTTATGTTATCTTCTTGCGTCCCAGCAACAGCATTTGAAAATAATGGGGCACTATTAAATGCCGAACAACTTGAACCTTTCTTATCAGAGCCAGAAGTATTAGGTTTAGCGGAAGTGATGGATTTTTTCTCTGTAAAAAATGGCGACAGTGTGATGATGGATAAACTTGCTATGGTTCAAGAAGCAGATCGTTATATAGATGGGCATGCTGCCGGTTTGACTAGAGAAGAATTAAACATCTATTTAGCAGCTGGAATTCGAACAGATCATGAAAGTATTGATGCGCAGGAAGCAAAAGATCGTTTGGACTTAGGTATGCACTTAATGATTCGAGAAGGAACAGTAGCTAAAGACTTAATGGCCTTGTTACCTGCTGTGACAGCAAAAAATGCTAGAAGGTGCTTGTTTGTTACAGATGATAAATTGATTGATGATTTATTAGCAGAGGGAAGCATCGACCATATCGTACGTTTAGCTATTCAAAAAGGACTAGATCCTATAACGGCTATCCAAATGGGAACGCTAAATACAGCTGAATGTTTTAATTTGAAACATTTAGGAGCGATTGCTCCAGGTTACCAAGCTGATTTTTTGATTTTGGACGATTTAGAAACTGTTGCTATTGATCAAGTGTACAAAAAAGGAGTGATGATTTCAGATAATGGGAATTTGACTACTGCTTTATTTGAAACAAAGGTGGAAAAAAAACTTATAGGCGCAAATTTAGCAAAAATAAACACTCAAGAGTTAACAACAACAGCATTGGCAGTACCTTTAACAAATCCTTTGTGTAACGTAATCAAGATCATTCCCAATAGTCTGATTACTAATCATTTGAAAGAAAATGTCACAGTTAAAAACGGCTGTTTTGTCCCTTCAATCGAAAGTGATCAGTTGAAAATTGTTGTTATTGAACGACATAACGGAACCAATCATGTCGGTTTAGGTATTGTAAAAGGGTTCCGTTTAACTAAAGGAGCAATTGCTACAACTGTGGCGCACGATTCACACAATATTGTAGCAGTGGGAACTTCTGATCAGGAAATTTTAAAAGCGGTTGAACAAGTTATCAGAACCAATGGTGGTTTAACTGTAGTAGCAGGAGAAGAAGTACTCGCTTCATTAGCATTACCTGTAGCAGGATTAATGACAGAATCAGATTATTTAGTTGTTAACCAACAGTTAAAAGAATTGAATCAGGCAGTCGCCACTATCGGAAAAGAATTAAATTTCAATCCATTTTTAACATTATCCTTTTTAACACTACCGGTTATTCCAAAATTAAAATTAACAGATTTAGGATTATTTGATTTTGAACAGTCTGCTCATATACCTATTCAAATCATAAATAAGTAA
- a CDS encoding TraX family protein: MTQKESYNKINAIKWIGIITMTIDHIGYYLYPEVIWLRIIGRIAFPCFLYTTIQGSKNTSNFKKYFFQLIGTGILTIPISLYSGTVFNILFTLALVALSIKDKRFFVLALVLSYFCEYGIYGFLLGWAIYCMVFIHKPLGVILFLVVHIFVWPSLQLFACLAIFLLLIDTYRETKKMPKIFGYLYYPLHQLILLAIKFSL, from the coding sequence ATGACACAAAAAGAAAGCTACAATAAAATCAATGCAATCAAATGGATTGGAATTATTACAATGACAATCGATCATATCGGTTATTACTTGTATCCTGAAGTCATTTGGCTTCGTATCATAGGAAGAATAGCTTTTCCATGTTTTCTATACACAACGATTCAAGGAAGTAAAAATACCAGCAATTTCAAAAAATACTTTTTTCAATTGATTGGCACAGGTATTTTAACGATTCCAATTAGTCTTTATTCTGGAACAGTGTTTAATATATTATTTACACTGGCTCTAGTAGCACTATCGATTAAAGACAAGCGTTTTTTTGTTTTAGCATTAGTACTAAGTTACTTTTGTGAGTATGGAATATATGGTTTTTTATTGGGATGGGCTATTTATTGTATGGTATTTATTCATAAGCCACTTGGAGTAATACTTTTTCTGGTGGTGCACATTTTTGTCTGGCCATCTCTTCAACTATTTGCCTGTTTGGCTATTTTTCTACTATTAATAGACACATATAGGGAGACTAAAAAAATGCCGAAAATTTTTGGTTACCTCTACTACCCATTGCATCAATTAATTTTATTGGCTATTAAATTTAGTTTATAA